Proteins encoded in a region of the Gemmatimonadaceae bacterium genome:
- a CDS encoding PadR family transcriptional regulator — translation MNQPELDLVRGTLDLLILKTLSWGPMHGLAVVRWIQNATNDQLQIEEGALYPALHRMESKGWLEADWGYTDRNRKAKFYRLTTMGRKHLAAEHVRWTRYAGVVGLVLEARGAAAGATR, via the coding sequence ATGAACCAGCCCGAGCTCGACCTCGTTCGCGGCACCCTCGATCTTCTCATCCTCAAGACTCTGTCCTGGGGACCGATGCACGGACTTGCCGTCGTGCGTTGGATCCAGAACGCCACCAACGATCAACTCCAGATCGAAGAAGGCGCGCTCTATCCCGCGCTCCACCGCATGGAGAGCAAAGGCTGGCTCGAGGCCGACTGGGGATACACCGACCGAAATCGCAAGGCGAAGTTCTACCGCCTCACCACGATGGGTCGAAAGCATCTCGCCGCCGAACACGTGCGATGGACGCGCTACGCGGGCGTCGTCGGTCTGGTGCTCGAGGCGCGCGGCGCGGCGGCCGGAGCAACGCGGTGA
- a CDS encoding ADOP family duplicated permease has product MRRVFRIPGGGRPADRALDDELRFHLDGRVEELMQAEGLSRDEAEREARRRFGDYEAYRRQARAIDDDMLRRRNRMEMFDAIARETRHAARSLGRAPSFSLIAALTLALGLGAATTIFTLLDRVVIRPLPYPHADRLVHLGTLWPKVKEGEEYMLSRGQYFYFKKNSRVLADIAMYDEDMLVVPGDASHPAERVPEVDVSASVFRLLGIRPELGRAISEDDERLPNGDPHYALISHGYWLRRFGGDPHIVGKRLMTGDTTTLEIIGVLPAGATIPDVKADVWIREHLNPDDPPVNNHTHPAIGLIKPGITVAAALADIKLVQQRMQEEYPTVYRKAFLDRSGFAMNVTSLRDHVVGASIVRRLWLIFGAVAFVLLIAAANVANLFLVRIDARRREVAVRTALGADRAHMAIHYLTESILLAVAAGIAAIAIAAILLHVVLAIAPQTLPRLAEVAVDSRGVAFCLGSALAFGIVLGVLPLGAAKLDVSSLRDGGRGLTSSKSRETARRGLVLAQVALAVVLLAGAGLMAESFAKLRRVHPGFDPSGVETMSIILPRGYRVPQQAETFWHSFITRVGAIPGVVHAGAVDQLPLSGGWGCSGLTVDVTNSLGESGNCMPMGVITPGYLETMGIKFQGTAPTWESLEARTAPTVVTTAFAKRFWEDRSALGHIVKPFNATNAFPVVAVTEDLRSNGLQNPPIQEVLLPMLGTAASPDWNVGSDLTLVVKAPGVSTSALVPAIRAMLAQVEPKAIVADVQPMELVVAKSMAQTSFTMLLMLIAAAIALALSAVGIYGVIAYVVGQRRSEIGIRIALGAQLGAVTRLVVGQSLAIVAAGVALGIVCALAGTRLLRSLLFDVSPSDPFVLAATALVLLVVAVLASAAPARRAAKIDPVEAMRE; this is encoded by the coding sequence GTGAGACGCGTCTTTCGAATTCCCGGCGGCGGCCGCCCCGCCGATCGCGCGCTCGACGACGAGCTGCGCTTTCACCTCGACGGACGCGTCGAAGAGCTGATGCAGGCCGAAGGGCTGTCGCGCGACGAAGCCGAACGAGAAGCGCGGCGCCGGTTCGGAGACTACGAGGCCTATCGCCGACAGGCACGCGCAATCGACGACGACATGCTGCGCCGGAGGAATCGCATGGAAATGTTCGACGCCATAGCGCGCGAGACACGCCACGCGGCACGCTCGCTCGGACGCGCGCCCTCGTTCTCACTCATCGCCGCGCTCACGCTCGCGCTCGGCCTCGGCGCGGCGACGACGATTTTCACGCTTCTCGACCGCGTGGTGATTCGCCCGCTTCCCTATCCCCACGCCGACCGGCTCGTTCATCTAGGCACGCTCTGGCCGAAGGTGAAGGAAGGCGAGGAGTACATGCTCTCCAGGGGACAGTACTTCTACTTCAAGAAGAACAGCCGAGTACTCGCCGACATCGCGATGTACGACGAGGACATGCTCGTCGTACCGGGAGACGCGTCGCATCCCGCCGAGCGGGTGCCCGAGGTGGACGTGAGCGCGAGCGTGTTTCGGTTGCTCGGCATTCGACCCGAACTGGGGCGCGCGATCAGCGAAGACGACGAACGGCTTCCCAACGGCGATCCCCACTACGCGCTGATCTCGCACGGCTATTGGCTCCGCCGTTTCGGCGGAGATCCGCACATCGTCGGGAAACGATTGATGACGGGCGACACGACGACGCTCGAGATCATCGGCGTGTTACCAGCAGGCGCGACGATTCCCGACGTGAAAGCGGACGTGTGGATTCGCGAACATCTCAATCCGGACGACCCACCGGTCAATAACCACACGCATCCGGCCATCGGTTTGATCAAGCCGGGCATCACCGTTGCCGCTGCGCTCGCCGACATCAAGCTCGTCCAGCAGCGCATGCAAGAGGAGTATCCGACCGTCTACCGGAAGGCGTTTCTCGACCGATCCGGATTTGCGATGAACGTGACGTCGCTTCGCGATCACGTCGTCGGCGCGTCGATCGTGCGCCGGCTGTGGCTGATCTTCGGCGCCGTTGCGTTCGTACTGCTGATCGCGGCGGCGAATGTGGCGAACCTATTCCTCGTTCGCATCGACGCGCGTCGCCGCGAGGTGGCCGTGCGCACGGCGCTCGGCGCGGATCGAGCGCACATGGCGATCCACTATCTCACGGAAAGCATCTTGCTCGCGGTTGCCGCCGGCATCGCGGCGATCGCTATCGCGGCGATACTGCTGCACGTCGTGCTCGCGATCGCGCCGCAAACGCTGCCGCGTCTGGCCGAGGTGGCGGTCGATTCGCGCGGCGTGGCATTCTGTCTCGGATCGGCGCTGGCTTTCGGGATCGTCCTCGGTGTGCTTCCGCTCGGTGCGGCGAAGCTCGACGTCTCGTCGTTGCGCGACGGCGGCCGAGGCCTCACGTCTTCCAAGTCGCGTGAAACGGCACGTCGTGGACTGGTGCTCGCTCAGGTCGCGCTGGCGGTGGTGCTACTCGCGGGCGCCGGGCTCATGGCCGAGAGCTTCGCCAAGCTGCGGCGGGTGCATCCCGGGTTCGATCCGAGTGGCGTCGAGACGATGTCGATCATCCTGCCGCGCGGCTACCGGGTACCGCAGCAAGCCGAGACGTTCTGGCATTCGTTCATCACGCGAGTCGGCGCGATACCCGGCGTGGTCCACGCCGGCGCGGTCGACCAGCTTCCGCTTTCCGGGGGATGGGGCTGCAGCGGGCTCACGGTCGACGTGACGAACTCGCTCGGCGAGTCGGGCAACTGCATGCCGATGGGTGTGATCACGCCCGGCTACCTCGAGACGATGGGGATCAAGTTCCAAGGGACGGCGCCCACGTGGGAATCGCTCGAGGCGCGCACCGCGCCGACGGTCGTCACCACCGCCTTCGCCAAGCGGTTTTGGGAGGATCGCAGCGCGCTCGGACACATCGTCAAGCCGTTCAACGCGACCAACGCTTTCCCGGTCGTCGCCGTGACGGAGGATCTCCGGTCGAACGGGCTTCAGAATCCGCCAATTCAAGAGGTATTGCTGCCCATGCTCGGCACGGCGGCGTCGCCGGACTGGAACGTCGGCTCGGACTTGACGCTCGTGGTCAAAGCGCCCGGCGTGAGCACGTCGGCACTGGTGCCGGCGATTCGCGCGATGCTCGCGCAGGTCGAGCCGAAAGCGATCGTCGCCGACGTGCAACCGATGGAGCTCGTCGTCGCGAAGTCGATGGCCCAGACGTCGTTCACGATGCTCCTCATGCTCATCGCCGCGGCGATCGCCCTGGCGTTGAGCGCCGTCGGCATCTACGGCGTGATCGCGTACGTCGTCGGGCAGCGGCGAAGCGAAATCGGCATTCGCATCGCGCTCGGCGCGCAGCTCGGCGCGGTGACGCGATTGGTCGTCGGCCAATCGCTCGCGATCGTCGCGGCCGGCGTCGCGCTCGGCATCGTCTGCGCGCTCGCGGGGACACGGCTGCTCCGCTCGCTGCTCTTCGACGTCAGCCCAAGCGATCCGTTCGTGCTCGCGGCAACTGCCCTGGTGTTGCTGGTCGTCGCCGTGCTCGCGAGCGCCGCTCCGGCACGTCGTGCCGCGAAGATCGACCCGGTCGAAGCGATGCGCGAATAG
- a CDS encoding ABC transporter permease: MIVRAYRALLAILLPSRFHDAFADDMVGVFSELARRRGARALFEELPGLIALAVRARRSDRTTRAHEVDSRLEENMLDSLTQDIRFAVRALLSAPAFSLVAILTLALGIGANSAIFSVVNGVLLRPLAFPDPERLVSVRQVEIVKGVSNTTTVSAVNLDDWRARRRMLVDIGGYFYIEGMSGTDLTGIGEPQRISTTFVSPGFWNTLGVAPEVGRVPRDEEMVRGANDKLVVLSHDFWQRQFGGERSVVGRRVTLGGDSYEIVGVMPPTFRFPAPDVQMYIPFSTIPDQSIPRIRPVRIMNVVARMKPGVTIAQASAEMNVITRGLAAEYEDDRNLGGAAVTPLRDSIVGKVRASLLVLLGAVGFVLIIAAVNLASLLLARATSRERELAIRVALGAGRSRVIRQLCTESMVLAIVGGVLGIGVAVLGKAGLLRLAAGQLPRAEEVGLDYRVVLFTAGLTIVTGVAFGLIPAIRASSPELQQSLREGSRGATSAAGGLRNALVVAEVALAVVLVVGAGLMTRSFVKLLQVDLGFKRDHRVVVNYSISTARHSTAAEMRDTYREMLNRVRQVPGVIAAGAVRDIPFRGDGETIGFMPPGVTRGADGELPRATLMFTSDGFFSTMGIPLVAGRDLSQQDRIGAPIALVVNEALAKKYFPDRSPIGQTITFGDTNHFAIVGVVGDVHQGTVDETPAPRIYASAYQIFRVKVNLVVRAQGDPQLMIKRIEDAVRAVDRQQTFTGAFTLDDAVGEAVARPRLLAVLLGLFGTMGLVLGALGIYGVLSYLVTQRTREIGVRVALGARASSVLGMIVWRGLRLAGLGVLVGIAAALALTRLMQGVLYGVTPTDPLTFVGVALTLLAVAAGASWIPAWRATKVDPLVALRAE; encoded by the coding sequence ATGATCGTCCGTGCGTACCGCGCCCTGTTGGCGATCCTGCTGCCGTCGCGATTTCACGACGCGTTCGCCGACGACATGGTCGGCGTGTTCAGCGAACTAGCGCGGCGGCGGGGCGCGCGCGCCTTGTTCGAAGAGCTCCCCGGACTGATCGCGCTCGCCGTGCGCGCCCGGCGCAGCGATCGAACGACGCGAGCCCACGAGGTCGATAGCAGGCTGGAGGAAAACATGTTGGATTCGTTGACGCAGGACATCAGGTTCGCGGTCCGCGCGCTCTTGAGCGCGCCGGCCTTCTCGCTCGTCGCGATTCTGACGCTGGCGCTGGGGATCGGCGCGAACAGCGCGATCTTCAGCGTGGTAAACGGCGTCCTGCTCAGACCGCTCGCCTTTCCCGACCCCGAGCGGTTGGTGAGTGTGCGCCAAGTCGAGATCGTGAAGGGCGTCTCGAATACCACCACCGTTTCGGCGGTGAATCTCGATGACTGGCGCGCGCGTCGCCGGATGCTCGTCGACATCGGAGGCTATTTCTACATCGAAGGAATGAGCGGTACCGATCTCACTGGAATCGGGGAACCGCAGCGCATCTCGACCACTTTCGTTTCGCCGGGATTTTGGAATACCCTCGGCGTCGCGCCCGAAGTCGGCCGCGTTCCGCGCGACGAGGAGATGGTGCGCGGCGCGAACGACAAGCTGGTCGTGCTGAGCCACGACTTCTGGCAGCGCCAGTTCGGTGGAGAACGCTCCGTCGTCGGGCGACGCGTCACGCTCGGCGGCGACTCATACGAGATCGTCGGCGTGATGCCGCCCACCTTCCGTTTTCCGGCGCCCGACGTCCAGATGTACATCCCGTTTTCGACGATCCCCGATCAGTCGATTCCGCGCATTCGCCCCGTACGCATCATGAACGTCGTCGCTCGGATGAAGCCCGGCGTCACCATCGCTCAGGCGAGCGCCGAGATGAACGTGATCACGCGTGGACTCGCCGCGGAATACGAGGACGACCGCAACCTCGGCGGTGCGGCGGTGACGCCGCTTCGCGACTCGATCGTGGGAAAGGTGCGAGCCAGCTTGCTCGTGTTGCTGGGCGCGGTGGGATTCGTGCTCATCATCGCCGCGGTGAACCTCGCGAGCCTGTTGCTCGCGCGCGCCACGTCGCGCGAGCGAGAATTGGCGATTCGCGTCGCACTCGGCGCCGGCCGATCCCGCGTCATTCGCCAGCTGTGCACCGAGAGCATGGTTCTGGCGATCGTCGGCGGTGTGCTGGGGATCGGAGTCGCGGTGTTGGGCAAGGCCGGGCTCCTTCGCCTCGCGGCCGGACAGCTCCCCCGGGCCGAAGAGGTGGGGCTCGACTACCGCGTGGTGTTGTTCACCGCGGGGCTGACCATCGTCACCGGCGTCGCGTTCGGGTTGATTCCGGCGATTCGCGCCTCGTCGCCCGAGCTGCAGCAGTCGTTGCGCGAAGGATCGCGCGGGGCCACCAGCGCGGCCGGTGGACTGCGAAACGCACTGGTCGTGGCCGAGGTGGCGCTGGCCGTCGTACTCGTGGTCGGCGCCGGCCTCATGACACGAAGCTTCGTGAAGCTGCTGCAAGTGGATCTCGGATTCAAACGCGATCACCGCGTCGTCGTGAACTACAGCATTTCAACCGCGCGCCACTCGACGGCGGCCGAGATGCGCGACACGTATCGCGAAATGCTGAACCGCGTGCGGCAAGTACCGGGCGTCATCGCCGCCGGAGCCGTGCGAGACATTCCCTTCCGCGGCGACGGTGAGACGATCGGCTTCATGCCGCCGGGGGTGACGCGCGGTGCCGACGGCGAGCTGCCGCGCGCGACGCTGATGTTCACGAGCGATGGATTCTTTTCGACGATGGGCATCCCGCTCGTCGCCGGCCGCGATCTCTCGCAACAGGATCGCATCGGCGCGCCGATCGCGCTCGTCGTGAACGAGGCTCTGGCCAAGAAATATTTCCCCGACCGAAGCCCGATCGGGCAGACGATCACCTTCGGTGACACCAACCATTTCGCGATCGTCGGCGTGGTCGGCGACGTTCATCAAGGCACGGTCGACGAGACGCCGGCACCGCGCATCTACGCGAGCGCGTACCAGATCTTCCGGGTGAAAGTGAATCTCGTGGTGCGAGCGCAAGGCGATCCACAACTGATGATCAAACGCATCGAGGATGCCGTGCGCGCCGTCGATCGGCAGCAGACGTTCACGGGCGCGTTCACGCTCGACGACGCCGTCGGCGAGGCGGTGGCGCGTCCGCGCTTGCTCGCCGTGTTGCTCGGACTTTTCGGCACGATGGGCCTCGTCCTCGGCGCGTTGGGCATCTACGGCGTGCTGTCGTATCTCGTCACGCAGCGCACGCGCGAGATCGGCGTCCGCGTCGCGCTCGGCGCGCGAGCGTCGTCGGTGCTCGGCATGATCGTCTGGCGGGGGCTTCGCCTCGCGGGACTCGGCGTGCTCGTGGGAATCGCCGCCGCCCTCGCCCTGACGAGACTGATGCAGGGAGTTCTCTACGGCGTGACGCCGACCGATCCCCTTACGTTCGTCGGAGTGGCGCTGACGTTGCTCGCCGTGGCGGCGGGGGCGAGCTGGATTCCGGCTTGGAGAGCGACCAAGGTCGATCCGCTGGTCGCCCTCCGAGCCGAGTAG
- a CDS encoding PadR family transcriptional regulator — protein sequence MTNRDTIDPTGPLSVQVFQILLSLVDDDLHGYAIIQDVARRTDGEIRLTASTLYAAVKRLLDNGWIEELRQRPRAGDDSRRRYYRLTPRGRQAARAEALRVERLAGMARSKQLIGARR from the coding sequence ATGACGAACCGCGACACCATCGACCCGACAGGCCCGCTCTCGGTGCAGGTCTTTCAGATCCTGCTTTCGCTGGTCGACGACGACCTGCATGGCTACGCCATCATCCAGGACGTCGCGCGGCGAACGGACGGAGAAATCCGGCTGACGGCCAGCACGCTGTACGCCGCCGTGAAGCGTTTGCTCGACAACGGGTGGATCGAGGAGCTACGCCAGCGTCCGCGCGCCGGCGACGACTCACGCCGGCGATACTACCGCCTGACGCCGCGCGGGCGACAGGCCGCCCGCGCCGAGGCGCTGCGCGTCGAGCGGCTCGCGGGCATGGCCAGATCCAAGCAACTCATCGGCGCGCGACGATGA
- the ada gene encoding bifunctional DNA-binding transcriptional regulator/O6-methylguanine-DNA methyltransferase Ada: MATMAVTSNETTRISSSTAWHAVERRDSTYDGRFVYGVRSTGVFCKPSCPSRRALRANVEFFSTTAEAERAGFRACRRCKPTDAGVHPAVERAREYLDAHTDRLVSLDELAAAVGMSASHVQRSFKRVVGASPKAYQAEARMRRFKARLRAGDTVSRATYEAGFGSSSRVYERAAQSLGMTPASYRRGGAGVRIAYTIEDAPIGRVLVATTERGVCAVELGATDADVERALRADFPKASIDRDDSANGTWVRAVLDRVRHPEQQPSNRIPLDLTGTEFQRRVWNALQAIPAGERRSYAQVAHAIGAPGASRAVAQACAGNRVAVVVPCHRVVRGDGQLSGYKWGVDRKRLLLAQESE, encoded by the coding sequence ATGGCGACGATGGCCGTCACTTCGAACGAAACGACCAGGATCTCGAGCTCCACCGCCTGGCATGCGGTCGAGCGGAGAGACTCGACCTACGACGGACGCTTCGTGTACGGCGTCCGCTCGACGGGGGTGTTTTGCAAGCCGTCGTGTCCGTCGCGGCGCGCGTTGCGCGCGAACGTCGAGTTCTTTTCGACGACCGCCGAAGCGGAGCGCGCGGGCTTTCGTGCGTGTCGCCGTTGCAAGCCGACGGATGCCGGAGTCCATCCCGCCGTCGAGCGCGCGCGCGAATACCTCGACGCGCACACCGACCGTCTCGTGTCGCTCGACGAATTGGCCGCGGCGGTCGGGATGAGCGCATCGCACGTGCAGCGTTCGTTCAAGCGCGTCGTGGGCGCCTCGCCGAAGGCGTATCAGGCCGAAGCTCGCATGCGGCGCTTCAAGGCGCGTTTGCGCGCCGGCGACACGGTGAGTCGCGCCACATACGAAGCCGGATTCGGGTCGAGCAGTCGCGTGTACGAGCGTGCCGCGCAGTCGTTGGGTATGACACCCGCCTCCTATCGGCGAGGCGGTGCCGGCGTTCGGATCGCTTACACGATCGAAGACGCACCGATCGGGCGCGTGCTGGTTGCGACGACGGAACGCGGAGTGTGTGCGGTCGAGCTCGGCGCCACGGACGCCGATGTCGAGCGCGCGCTTCGCGCCGATTTTCCGAAGGCCTCCATCGATCGCGACGACTCGGCGAATGGAACGTGGGTGCGCGCCGTACTCGATCGCGTGCGCCATCCGGAACAACAGCCGTCGAATCGAATACCGTTGGATCTGACCGGAACCGAGTTTCAGCGCCGCGTTTGGAACGCGCTTCAGGCGATTCCGGCGGGCGAACGCCGATCGTACGCGCAGGTGGCCCACGCAATCGGCGCTCCCGGCGCGAGTCGCGCCGTCGCGCAGGCGTGCGCCGGCAACCGTGTCGCGGTTGTGGTGCCCTGCCATCGGGTCGTTCGCGGCGACGGACAGCTCTCCGGTTACAAGTGGGGCGTCGACCGGAAACGCCTCCTGCTCGCCCAAGAAAGCGAATAA
- a CDS encoding NAD(P)(+) transhydrogenase (Re/Si-specific) subunit beta — translation MRELFIQASYLIASALFILGLRSLTRPDRARRGMQQAAVGMLFAIVGTLLNHTLVDYRWIAAGLVLGVVIGYPMGQWVPMTAMPQRIAIALTFSALAATLVGVAEYHSEIVAGGLPTRATMLALDFEIILGSITVGGTIVAAGKLQEWITSRAVTYTGQNLVNAAFFLGIIALAVYTIVDPAAGWAFYAMIAASFVFGILFVIPIGGADMPVVVALLNSYSGLASCAMGFAIGNVILIISGSLDGASGFILSILMSKAMNRSFRNVLFGAFGSETAAIGAKSSAGLSVRSISVEDAAIQLAYAQLVIVIPGYGMAVAQAQHAVRELAELIEKRGGEVKFAVHPVAGRMPGHMNVLLAEANVPYDKLYDMDEINSEFDRADVALVIGANDVVNPAARNDKASPIYGMPILNADHAKSVIVLKRGMSAGFAGIENELFYDKRTSMLFGDAKASLTGLITEIKNV, via the coding sequence ATGCGCGAGCTCTTCATCCAGGCGAGCTACCTCATCGCCTCCGCGCTGTTCATTCTTGGACTGCGCAGCCTCACTCGCCCCGACCGAGCCCGCCGCGGCATGCAGCAGGCGGCGGTGGGCATGTTGTTCGCCATCGTCGGCACGCTGCTGAACCACACCCTCGTCGACTACCGCTGGATCGCCGCCGGACTCGTTCTCGGCGTGGTGATCGGCTACCCGATGGGCCAGTGGGTGCCGATGACGGCGATGCCGCAGCGAATCGCGATCGCGCTCACGTTCAGCGCGCTCGCCGCGACGCTCGTCGGTGTCGCCGAGTATCACTCGGAGATCGTCGCCGGCGGGCTGCCCACGCGCGCGACGATGCTCGCGCTGGACTTCGAGATCATTCTCGGATCCATCACCGTCGGCGGAACGATCGTCGCGGCGGGCAAGCTCCAGGAATGGATTACATCGAGGGCCGTCACGTACACGGGTCAGAATCTCGTAAACGCGGCGTTTTTCCTCGGCATCATTGCGCTGGCGGTTTACACGATCGTCGACCCGGCGGCCGGCTGGGCGTTCTACGCGATGATCGCGGCGTCGTTCGTGTTCGGCATCCTGTTCGTCATACCGATCGGCGGCGCGGACATGCCGGTGGTCGTCGCGTTGCTCAACTCGTACTCCGGCCTCGCGTCGTGCGCGATGGGGTTCGCGATCGGCAACGTCATCCTGATCATCAGCGGCTCGCTCGACGGCGCGTCGGGATTCATCCTGTCGATCCTGATGAGCAAGGCCATGAACCGGTCGTTCAGGAACGTGCTCTTCGGCGCGTTCGGCAGCGAGACGGCCGCGATCGGCGCCAAGTCGTCGGCCGGGTTGAGCGTCCGCTCGATCAGCGTCGAAGACGCCGCGATCCAACTCGCGTACGCGCAGCTCGTGATCGTGATTCCCGGCTACGGCATGGCCGTCGCGCAGGCGCAGCACGCCGTGCGCGAGCTCGCCGAGTTGATCGAAAAGCGCGGCGGCGAAGTCAAATTCGCCGTTCACCCGGTGGCCGGGCGAATGCCAGGCCATATGAACGTCCTTCTCGCCGAAGCGAACGTGCCGTACGACAAGCTGTACGACATGGACGAGATCAACAGCGAGTTCGATCGCGCCGACGTCGCGCTGGTCATCGGTGCGAACGACGTCGTGAACCCGGCGGCGCGCAACGACAAAGCGTCGCCCATCTACGGGATGCCGATTCTGAACGCGGATCATGCCAAGAGCGTGATCGTTCTCAAACGCGGCATGTCCGCCGGTTTCGCCGGGATCGAGAACGAGCTGTTCTACGACAAGCGCACGAGCATGCTGTTCGGCGACGCCAAGGCCTCGCTCACGGGCCTCATCACCGAAATCAAGAACGTCTGA
- a CDS encoding NAD(P) transhydrogenase subunit alpha has product MNLLELYVFMLAAFVGFMVISRVPPLLHTPLMAATNAISGISLVGSLIAAGSARDHVATILGFIAVVAASSNIVGGFLITDRMLRMFKSGSDNKAGPR; this is encoded by the coding sequence ATGAATCTTCTCGAACTGTACGTCTTCATGTTGGCGGCATTCGTCGGCTTCATGGTCATCTCGCGCGTGCCGCCGCTCCTCCACACGCCGCTGATGGCGGCGACGAACGCCATCTCCGGCATCTCGCTGGTCGGTTCGCTGATCGCGGCGGGCTCGGCGCGCGATCACGTGGCGACGATCCTCGGATTCATCGCCGTCGTCGCCGCGTCGAGCAACATCGTCGGCGGATTCCTCATCACCGACCGCATGCTGCGGATGTTCAAGTCGGGCAGCGACAACAAGGCGGGACCGCGCTGA